In the Campylobacter lari genome, AATCTTTTTTATGACCATTGTTAAAGTTTTAAAAAGAAGTGGGGTTAATAAAGAAGGAGTAGCTACAACGGATAAATTCAATGGACACAACTAAAAGTATTTATATATATGGCTCTAGTGGGCATGGTTTAGTCTGTGCTGATGTAGCTAGAAATTTAGGGTATGAAAAAATCATCTTTTTAGATGACAATAAAGGCTTAAAATATCACTCCAACTTAGAAAAACACGATATGTTTATTGCTATTGGTGCAAACTCTATTAGAGAAAAACTTTTCAAAAAAGCAAAAGAAGATGGATTTAGATTAGTAAATTTGATACACAAAAGTGCTATTATTAGCTCAAGTGCTTTTTTAGATGATGAGGGTATTTTGATCATGCCAAATGTCGTAGTTAATGCTAGAGCTAGCATTGCAAAAGGTGTGATTTTAAATACTGCTTGTGTGATTGAGCATGAGTGTTTTGTAGATGAGTTTAGCCATATTAGCGTTGGAGCTAAGCTAACAGGAAATGTAAAAATAGGAAAGCGTTGTTTTTTGGGAGTTAATTCAAGCGTTATTCCTTGTATGAGTTTAAATGATGATATAACTTTAGGTGCAGGAGCAGTTGTGGTTAAAAACTTAACTTCTAAAGGTATTTATGCTGGAGTTCCTGCTAAGAAAATAAAGGAGGCAAAATGAGATTTTTTCTATCAGCACCACATATGAGTGGAAAAGAATTAGAATACATACACAAAGCTTTTGAAAGTAATTATATAGCACCTTTGGGCGAGTTTGTTAATGCCTTAGAACAAAGTATTAAAGATTATACAAAAAGCTCTAATGCACTTGCTCTAAATGCAGCCACTGCAGCCATTCATCTAGCTTTAAGAGTTTTGGGTATTAAAGAAGGTGATGTAGTTTTAGCTTCAAGTTTTACTTTCATAGCTTCAGTAGCACCCATTTCTTACATGAATGCTACGCCTGTGTTTATTGATTGTGATGAAACTTATAATTTAGATGTCAATTTATTAAAAAAAGCTATCAAAGAAAGTCCTAAAAAGCCAAAAGCTCTCATTTTAACACACCTTTATGGTAATGCTTCTAAAATGGATGAGATTGTCCAAATTTGTAAAGAAAATGAGATTTTTTTAAT is a window encoding:
- the pglD gene encoding UDP-N-acetylbacillosamine N-acetyltransferase: MDTTKSIYIYGSSGHGLVCADVARNLGYEKIIFLDDNKGLKYHSNLEKHDMFIAIGANSIREKLFKKAKEDGFRLVNLIHKSAIISSSAFLDDEGILIMPNVVVNARASIAKGVILNTACVIEHECFVDEFSHISVGAKLTGNVKIGKRCFLGVNSSVIPCMSLNDDITLGAGAVVVKNLTSKGIYAGVPAKKIKEAK